One window of Methanogenium organophilum genomic DNA carries:
- a CDS encoding FecCD family ABC transporter permease: MPEISRVRTVSIITFLTAMLAGAFFLALSLGPTTVPFSEFIPDDPLGMLGTLFSGGDIAGFFSDQTSYLIVYSIRLPRVIAAILVGAGLAAAGAAMQGLFRNSMADPYIIGTSSGGAFGAAFTIVFMGGLFLPVFAFIGAIGSTFLVYVIATRHGRASVETLLLTGIAISMFFSSILSFLMYSAGKSLHQIVFWLMGGLWNVSWNDVWLGLLIPIGGILLIALARDLNILSLGEEDALHLGVNVEQFKRVLLFLSSAITAVAVSIAGSIGFIGLITPHVMRLIVGPDHRILFPASMLAGGLFLLIADTLTRSFLGEMPVGVITSFVGAPFFIMLLRRRMRA; the protein is encoded by the coding sequence ATGCCAGAGATCTCACGTGTCCGCACTGTCAGTATCATCACTTTCCTCACAGCCATGCTTGCCGGTGCATTTTTTTTGGCACTGAGTCTTGGCCCGACGACGGTGCCGTTTTCAGAGTTCATCCCGGACGATCCACTGGGAATGCTTGGAACGCTCTTCTCAGGCGGTGACATCGCGGGCTTCTTCTCTGACCAGACGTCGTACCTCATCGTCTACTCTATCCGCCTGCCACGGGTGATTGCGGCGATTCTCGTCGGTGCAGGTCTTGCAGCCGCCGGTGCCGCGATGCAGGGGCTGTTCAGGAATTCAATGGCAGACCCCTATATCATCGGAACATCATCAGGAGGTGCCTTTGGTGCCGCCTTCACCATTGTCTTTATGGGTGGTCTCTTCCTACCAGTCTTTGCGTTCATTGGCGCTATCGGGTCCACCTTCCTTGTCTATGTCATTGCAACCCGCCATGGGCGTGCCTCGGTGGAGACGCTGCTTCTGACCGGTATTGCGATATCGATGTTCTTCTCATCCATTCTGTCGTTTTTGATGTATTCTGCGGGGAAGAGTCTGCACCAGATCGTTTTCTGGCTGATGGGCGGTCTGTGGAATGTTTCATGGAACGATGTCTGGCTTGGTCTTCTGATCCCCATCGGCGGGATTCTGCTGATTGCCCTTGCCCGTGACCTGAATATTCTCTCCCTGGGAGAAGAGGACGCGCTGCACCTTGGAGTTAATGTGGAACAGTTCAAGCGGGTCCTGCTCTTTCTCTCTTCGGCGATCACCGCCGTTGCAGTCTCCATCGCAGGGTCCATCGGGTTCATTGGTCTCATTACGCCTCATGTGATGCGACTCATCGTCGGCCCTGACCATCGGATACTCTTTCCGGCGTCAATGCTTGCAGGCGGACTCTTCCTTCTGATCGCAGACACCCTCACCCGGTCGTTTCTGGGGGAGATGCCGGTCGGTGTGATCACCTCCTTTGTCGGGGCACCATTCTTCATTATGCTCCTCAGGAGGAGGATGCGGGCATGA
- a CDS encoding WD40 repeat domain-containing protein codes for MIGRFPTLISLLIFSLLLSFPTAAAEEWVCVSSEQPGFHIQDVAVSGDGAFRAITGDGGVILLTPAGRELWRSPDGRYRSVALSGDGDILVAGGDGLLVRHKNGTVLATVPSRYFVNGVAVNADGSRIAAVFEDETLRLYNATGVLLETTDTGDDLVSVAISPEGTYIAGGTDTGNVVFYSDTGEERWTYRLSSQPVTSLAMAEGGRTIAAVSEDGAAILLSRAGSLLWTGTAPHSGGVAVTADGAIGAIADMQDIRFMDRDGTHVGRIEEAVTPISFAMDDAGTYVMSTDGTRIYCFERGCAGAPDVSACPDVIQTSSSPEVPTGTVVEGTPAGGIPTPTRSPAPLLATVGGLLFGGGCSAAGRWRKK; via the coding sequence GTGATCGGACGGTTTCCGACCCTTATTTCTCTCCTCATTTTCTCTCTCCTGCTTTCATTCCCAACCGCAGCGGCGGAAGAATGGGTTTGTGTCAGTTCTGAACAGCCGGGTTTTCACATCCAGGATGTGGCCGTCTCCGGTGACGGAGCCTTTCGTGCCATAACTGGTGATGGTGGTGTCATCCTCCTGACACCGGCAGGGAGGGAGCTGTGGCGTAGTCCGGACGGGAGATACCGTTCTGTTGCCCTCTCCGGTGATGGGGATATCCTGGTGGCGGGCGGCGATGGTTTGCTTGTTCGGCACAAAAACGGCACCGTCCTCGCAACCGTGCCGTCCAGATATTTTGTCAATGGAGTTGCGGTGAATGCTGACGGCAGCCGGATTGCAGCTGTGTTTGAGGACGAGACGCTCCGTCTTTATAATGCCACAGGGGTCTTGCTGGAGACCACTGACACAGGGGACGATCTCGTATCGGTGGCCATCAGCCCGGAGGGGACGTATATCGCAGGCGGTACCGATACCGGGAATGTGGTGTTCTACTCGGATACCGGGGAGGAACGCTGGACCTATCGTCTCTCCAGCCAGCCGGTTACATCGCTTGCGATGGCAGAAGGTGGCCGGACCATTGCCGCGGTATCCGAAGACGGTGCGGCGATACTTCTCTCCCGGGCAGGCAGCCTTCTCTGGACAGGGACTGCGCCGCATTCGGGAGGTGTTGCAGTCACGGCAGACGGTGCCATTGGTGCTATTGCGGACATGCAGGACATCCGGTTTATGGACCGGGACGGCACCCATGTCGGCAGAATTGAGGAGGCAGTTACCCCGATTTCCTTTGCAATGGATGACGCAGGTACTTATGTGATGAGCACGGATGGCACCCGTATCTATTGTTTTGAAAGAGGATGTGCCGGTGCACCGGACGTATCTGCGTGCCCTGATGTTATCCAGACCTCTTCTTCTCCGGAAGTGCCCACGGGGACAGTGGTAGAGGGCACACCTGCCGGCGGGATTCCTACACCCACCCGGTCCCCTGCCCCTCTCCTGGCAACGGTGGGCGGCCTGCTCTTTGGGGGAGGGTGTTCGGCAGCAGGCAGATGGCGCAAGAAATAA
- a CDS encoding helix-turn-helix domain-containing protein: protein MFSARVFETDFRTALEEELDRRGMSIKELAGEVGISPAALYKITSGNRDPRFSLVKAIADAFDPKEKDFVAIIAAKFLLDELQSVKYTVNDTTYRIHGYSANTMEEVIIAAVRAEKDGAIGIICAPILTTLVERIVDIPVAIIKPSPDSYRAAFESLIRSRE from the coding sequence ATGTTTTCAGCCCGTGTATTTGAGACAGATTTCAGAACGGCACTGGAAGAAGAGCTTGACCGGCGGGGCATGAGCATAAAGGAACTGGCAGGAGAGGTGGGCATCTCCCCTGCAGCTCTCTATAAGATCACCTCCGGCAACCGTGACCCCCGCTTTTCCCTCGTAAAGGCAATCGCCGATGCTTTTGACCCAAAAGAGAAAGATTTTGTCGCCATCATCGCGGCAAAATTTCTTCTGGATGAACTGCAGTCGGTGAAGTATACGGTAAACGATACAACCTACCGAATCCACGGGTATAGCGCAAATACAATGGAAGAGGTGATCATCGCAGCGGTGCGTGCCGAAAAAGACGGTGCAATCGGCATCATCTGTGCCCCGATACTCACCACCTTGGTGGAGCGGATTGTCGATATTCCGGTAGCCATCATCAAACCCAGCCCGGATTCCTACCGAGCGGCCTTTGAGTCCCTGATCCGCAGCCGGGAATAG
- a CDS encoding ABC transporter ATP-binding protein, whose amino-acid sequence MIDVNDLRAGYGGEDIIREISFGAEKGEFIGIIGPNGSGKTTLLKTISRVLNTSGGVVTLEGRAISDFGQKELARIMSVVPQETAMNFSYTVVDIVMMGRFPYKERFTKEDANDYRIVREAMEVTNVAHLADRAVTDISGGERQRVIIARALAQQPKVILLDEATAHLDINHQVEILSIIRDLGESVTKIGVFHDLNLAAEFCDRIILMAGGRVRAIGTPAEVLTMERLRDEYGITAMVQTNPVTGRPLIMPLSEGVPSELQGVRIHIISGGGTGAGLMHTLVAAGCHLSAGVLSPMDSDYAAAVRLGIPCITVPAFAPITTAVSDALGSYLDEADVILLTAMPVGVGNLPNIHAVSGSRRSRLVIYEPPGEAFADCTQEGDLSFLSAIRDAGCPVVSSRHALYKAIKALVKS is encoded by the coding sequence ATGATCGATGTGAACGATCTCCGTGCCGGGTATGGCGGTGAGGATATCATCCGTGAGATCTCGTTTGGGGCAGAAAAAGGGGAATTCATTGGGATAATCGGTCCGAACGGCTCGGGGAAGACGACACTTCTGAAGACAATAAGCCGGGTACTGAACACTTCCGGCGGTGTTGTGACCCTTGAGGGGCGGGCCATCAGCGACTTTGGACAGAAGGAACTTGCCCGCATTATGAGTGTCGTTCCCCAAGAGACGGCGATGAACTTCTCCTATACCGTAGTAGATATCGTTATGATGGGGCGGTTCCCCTATAAGGAACGGTTCACGAAGGAGGATGCGAATGATTACCGTATCGTGCGCGAGGCTATGGAGGTGACCAATGTCGCCCACCTCGCAGACCGTGCGGTGACCGATATCTCCGGGGGGGAACGGCAGCGGGTGATCATCGCCCGTGCACTTGCTCAGCAGCCGAAGGTGATCCTCCTCGATGAAGCAACGGCCCACCTCGATATCAACCATCAGGTGGAGATCCTCTCCATCATTCGTGATCTGGGTGAGAGTGTCACAAAGATTGGGGTATTCCATGACCTGAACCTTGCCGCCGAGTTCTGTGACCGGATCATCCTCATGGCAGGCGGCCGTGTACGGGCGATAGGCACCCCCGCTGAAGTACTCACGATGGAGCGTTTGCGCGATGAGTACGGCATCACAGCGATGGTGCAGACCAACCCTGTCACCGGGCGGCCGCTCATCATGCCCCTGAGTGAGGGTGTGCCTTCTGAACTGCAGGGTGTCCGCATCCACATCATCTCCGGTGGAGGGACTGGTGCGGGTCTGATGCACACGCTTGTAGCGGCAGGTTGTCACCTCTCAGCAGGTGTTCTCTCACCCATGGACTCAGATTATGCGGCAGCAGTACGTCTCGGGATTCCCTGTATCACGGTGCCGGCCTTTGCCCCTATCACGACTGCTGTCTCAGATGCCCTTGGATCCTACCTTGATGAGGCAGATGTCATCCTCCTTACCGCGATGCCGGTCGGGGTTGGCAACCTGCCGAATATCCATGCAGTCTCTGGGTCCCGGCGTTCCCGTCTGGTGATCTATGAGCCTCCGGGAGAAGCATTTGCCGACTGCACGCAGGAAGGAGACCTGTCTTTCCTTTCAGCGATCCGGGATGCCGGTTGTCCGGTTGTTTCTTCACGTCACGCCCTCTATAAAGCAATTAAAGCGCTTGTTAAATCCTGA
- a CDS encoding outer membrane protein assembly factor BamB family protein has translation MTVKKGISFSLFIMVLLIMVQGCSAADYLTFHGDAQRTGYVADAGPLSENIRWSVSPGWIDSSPVVKDGYVYIATIADWNHPEAVPAVFCYDTATGEKVWTYEVGSEAGLTIADDMLIVGGSDGYIYALNTADGTVEWSVQADENPGWFGLSSSPLYYDGLLYQLTPSDGGLHVYDPADGSEEWSVAFGAWDLGWTNATYFTAPAAKDGVVYFPSNLSELYAHDTTTRSEIWNASLDSTIESVPVISTNSLFVTTATTLYELSLADGSTLATRDITGTTSTPALDITSGLLYLGTDDAGLICLDIDDIAAPPVWDAGIAKIAVSPVVAGDYVYAGTNEEQSSLYAFDAADGTEVWSYTLPTPEGDNWASFWGSSPAVADGTLYIGAEYTNTLFAFGPGAACETTVILHEGVQIALTDGTLVNETTGAGAIHAASEACGFTIDTSAGTWGSSLNLLGDMGYDPVTGYYWQQFDNGVASGIGLDAVARDGDTFSFWYSGWGDVLPAETTGVPNLVTVHVTVPEDDIGVFTIADTEVSPGSSFLARLNVTKTSPGWYVIDVSGVDDEGNSLSGLATVELEAATEKTGIPVYVQVPLNTPAGEYELFAAVYTFDTFPYTKPVTSEGIVCTVL, from the coding sequence ATGACTGTCAAGAAAGGTATCAGTTTCTCCCTTTTCATCATGGTGCTTCTCATCATGGTGCAGGGATGCAGCGCAGCAGATTACCTGACATTCCACGGCGATGCCCAGCGGACGGGCTACGTCGCGGATGCAGGCCCCCTCTCAGAGAATATCCGATGGTCGGTTTCTCCGGGCTGGATTGATTCCTCTCCGGTGGTGAAGGATGGGTATGTCTATATCGCCACCATTGCCGACTGGAACCACCCCGAAGCTGTTCCTGCAGTCTTCTGTTATGATACTGCAACAGGAGAAAAGGTATGGACGTATGAAGTTGGATCTGAGGCTGGCCTTACGATTGCAGATGATATGCTCATCGTTGGCGGTTCAGACGGGTATATCTATGCTCTCAACACCGCGGATGGCACTGTGGAGTGGTCAGTTCAGGCGGATGAAAACCCCGGATGGTTTGGTCTCTCCTCATCTCCGCTTTATTATGATGGTCTTCTCTATCAACTGACTCCATCTGACGGCGGTCTGCATGTCTATGACCCGGCAGACGGCAGTGAGGAATGGTCTGTGGCATTTGGTGCCTGGGACCTTGGGTGGACCAACGCGACCTACTTCACCGCTCCTGCAGCGAAAGATGGTGTGGTCTATTTCCCGTCCAATCTTTCAGAATTGTATGCGCATGACACAACAACCCGGTCTGAAATATGGAATGCGTCCCTTGATTCAACCATTGAATCAGTACCGGTTATCAGCACAAATTCACTCTTTGTCACAACTGCAACAACGCTCTATGAACTGTCCCTTGCAGATGGCAGCACCCTTGCAACCCGTGACATAACAGGAACAACCAGTACACCGGCACTGGACATCACCTCTGGTTTGCTCTATCTTGGAACGGATGACGCTGGTCTGATCTGTCTTGATATAGATGATATTGCTGCACCCCCGGTATGGGATGCGGGCATAGCAAAAATTGCTGTTTCACCTGTGGTAGCAGGGGATTATGTGTATGCAGGAACGAATGAAGAACAGTCCTCGCTCTATGCCTTCGATGCTGCAGACGGCACAGAAGTCTGGTCCTATACGCTTCCTACACCGGAAGGAGACAACTGGGCCTCGTTCTGGGGTTCCTCGCCTGCAGTTGCTGACGGGACTCTCTATATTGGCGCCGAGTACACGAACACGCTCTTTGCATTTGGTCCGGGTGCTGCCTGTGAAACCACCGTCATCCTCCACGAAGGAGTGCAGATAGCGCTGACTGACGGCACCCTCGTAAACGAAACAACTGGGGCAGGTGCCATTCATGCTGCATCAGAGGCCTGTGGGTTTACTATTGATACCTCTGCCGGGACATGGGGCTCTTCGTTAAATCTCCTCGGAGATATGGGGTATGACCCTGTTACCGGTTATTATTGGCAGCAGTTCGACAACGGTGTTGCCTCCGGCATTGGGCTTGATGCAGTCGCCCGTGACGGTGACACCTTCTCATTCTGGTACTCCGGGTGGGGCGACGTTCTTCCAGCTGAAACAACCGGTGTCCCCAACCTCGTGACCGTACACGTGACTGTGCCTGAAGATGATATTGGTGTCTTCACCATTGCAGATACTGAAGTTTCTCCGGGCAGTTCATTCCTTGCACGCCTGAACGTGACGAAGACATCTCCGGGATGGTATGTGATCGATGTCTCCGGTGTTGATGACGAAGGAAACAGTCTGTCAGGACTTGCCACTGTAGAATTAGAAGCAGCAACAGAAAAGACCGGTATTCCAGTGTATGTACAGGTACCCCTGAACACCCCTGCCGGTGAATATGAACTCTTTGCGGCGGTGTACACCTTCGACACATTCCCATATACTAAGCCGGTCACCTCTGAGGGAATCGTATGCACCGTGCTGTAG
- a CDS encoding helical backbone metal receptor, giving the protein MNTKTHLFFLILLIVPCFVATAAAYPLTADNNEVGSALAYLASCQQADGGFAEDGKESTPSLSTWAILAIVASGGDPDQWSSGGASASDYLHTLAEETLAIDGTSETAKLILTVVAAGDDPRNFEGHDFVAFLQKKQREDGRYGEHIYTTNWAIMALSAAGEDTSKGVAWLKTQQNEDGGFGWAVGAESDCDDTASAIEALIAGDTPQNDPVIRDAIAFLKAQQQADGGFNYGGSSATNSASDSWVIQALVAAGEDPLTWTTATGNTPVSHLLSFQTEEGYFKWTSVLADVPCKMTATAIPALTGRSYPIIPDQNAVPVPQPTPLSTPVVTATQATASATTAVPDADGRTVTDDFGKEVYIPAPPQRIVSLAPANTEILYALGLGDKVVGVTDYCNYPEEALAAEKVGGYSSVNIEKVLQAKPDLVVAAFGNTAEVIEHLDNLGLTVISLNPASIGDVQDNIRLVGEATWADDEAAVVVSEMQACIDAVETAVASADTTPSVVHMVWNDPIWVSGTGSFQDEMFEMAGGTNAFPTVQGWEIVSMEEFIVTDPDVIIANSGAGMGGEQYDILYRYVLDEPRFQGLSAVKEGRVYLVDSDIIDRGGPRIVEALEIVAHDIHPECFPEESQTQPVATQSPAPFIGAVAAFAAAGYCLRRQGE; this is encoded by the coding sequence ATGAACACAAAAACACATCTTTTTTTTTTAATTCTTCTCATTGTTCCGTGCTTTGTGGCAACGGCTGCGGCATATCCGCTCACAGCTGATAACAATGAAGTGGGTAGTGCACTGGCCTACCTTGCCTCCTGCCAGCAAGCAGACGGCGGGTTTGCTGAAGACGGAAAAGAGTCCACTCCGTCACTCTCCACCTGGGCAATCCTTGCGATTGTAGCGTCAGGCGGCGATCCGGACCAGTGGTCATCGGGTGGCGCTTCCGCCAGTGACTACCTGCACACCCTTGCAGAGGAGACGCTTGCCATCGACGGGACATCGGAGACCGCAAAACTGATCCTCACCGTTGTGGCCGCAGGGGACGACCCCCGCAACTTCGAGGGGCATGACTTTGTTGCATTCCTGCAGAAGAAGCAGCGGGAAGACGGTCGCTATGGAGAGCATATCTACACCACAAACTGGGCCATCATGGCCCTCTCCGCTGCGGGTGAGGACACCTCGAAAGGGGTTGCCTGGCTCAAAACCCAGCAGAACGAAGACGGTGGCTTTGGCTGGGCGGTAGGCGCAGAGAGCGACTGTGATGATACCGCCTCTGCCATCGAGGCACTCATCGCTGGCGATACCCCGCAGAATGACCCGGTCATTCGCGATGCCATCGCCTTTCTGAAGGCACAGCAGCAGGCGGACGGCGGGTTCAACTACGGCGGCTCGAGTGCGACGAACTCTGCCTCTGACTCCTGGGTTATCCAAGCGCTTGTGGCCGCAGGCGAGGACCCTCTCACCTGGACAACTGCGACCGGGAACACCCCGGTCTCCCACCTCCTTTCCTTCCAGACGGAAGAGGGATATTTCAAGTGGACATCGGTACTCGCCGATGTGCCGTGCAAGATGACCGCAACCGCTATCCCTGCCCTGACCGGCCGGTCCTACCCGATCATTCCGGACCAGAATGCCGTCCCGGTCCCACAACCCACACCGTTATCAACACCGGTTGTGACGGCGACACAAGCGACAGCATCGGCAACGACGGCGGTTCCCGATGCAGACGGCCGGACAGTCACCGATGACTTTGGAAAGGAGGTCTACATCCCGGCACCGCCCCAGCGGATCGTCTCACTGGCGCCGGCCAACACCGAGATCCTCTATGCACTGGGTCTTGGTGACAAGGTGGTCGGGGTGACCGATTACTGCAACTACCCTGAAGAGGCGCTCGCTGCCGAGAAGGTCGGCGGCTACAGTTCGGTAAACATCGAGAAGGTGCTACAGGCAAAACCCGATCTCGTGGTGGCGGCCTTTGGCAATACGGCTGAGGTGATCGAGCACTTGGACAATCTGGGCCTCACCGTCATCTCCCTCAACCCCGCTTCCATCGGCGATGTGCAGGACAATATCCGGCTCGTCGGTGAAGCGACCTGGGCAGATGACGAGGCTGCAGTCGTGGTCAGCGAGATGCAGGCTTGTATTGACGCTGTGGAAACGGCAGTTGCCTCTGCAGACACGACGCCCTCTGTCGTCCATATGGTCTGGAACGATCCGATCTGGGTCAGCGGCACTGGATCATTCCAGGACGAGATGTTTGAGATGGCGGGTGGCACCAATGCCTTCCCCACTGTTCAGGGGTGGGAGATCGTGAGCATGGAGGAGTTTATTGTCACCGATCCGGACGTTATCATCGCGAACTCCGGTGCCGGTATGGGTGGTGAACAGTATGACATCCTCTACCGCTATGTCCTCGATGAACCACGATTCCAGGGTCTCTCTGCAGTCAAAGAGGGCCGGGTCTACCTGGTAGATTCTGATATTATTGACCGTGGCGGTCCGCGTATTGTGGAGGCGCTTGAGATCGTGGCACACGATATCCACCCGGAGTGTTTCCCGGAGGAGAGTCAGACTCAACCGGTGGCAACACAGAGCCCCGCCCCGTTCATTGGTGCGGTGGCCGCTTTTGCGGCAGCAGGATACTGTCTCAGGAGGCAGGGAGAGTGA
- a CDS encoding DUF4430 domain-containing protein, which produces MHRAVEICIVILALLVCTAAPAAAISVLSVTQDGGGQPVTVTLDMEGTVAFQYNGGTPIFAHGTTVKFIPPADGVVTFSATDPVTGEISAPQSITITAPTPTPSPGGGGGGGDTPSIVWKSVILPTGTFNVIADNSDETYPVSWQSALGVLKKAGISFKVSDKWDGGLFVIEVDGTPNKDLAGWMYQVNGISPGVTADNEPVSTGDEVIWYYSESMSQTPEQSPKSFYYKVETSSAPASGGSSAETGETETGSGVTADAVSYPLSLPPGSDLSLSEGRMYLTVNVPMATSAGDEITFDGNTMLITRDDVVLKLRFTDFTDKSGVISGEIADVTVETTPVTVTCANGATPEIGLVVSLMTVPMDADIDVVVTPLSGLSDVPAAMLSASNAALDTEGMAVDTAGWMMDVDKRGLENGVDVGDVTIRITADPTCITQAGGLSALRLVHILDDGTAEVLTLRSVGTTADGKMILEAGSAEGLSSFLFVSVTDAPVDPGTASPTSAPAEQTATPAPTESGTPLSVICAAAAGLLGVTSIYRNKKR; this is translated from the coding sequence ATGCACCGTGCTGTAGAAATCTGTATAGTCATCCTCGCCCTCCTCGTCTGTACGGCGGCGCCTGCTGCCGCGATCAGCGTCCTGAGTGTCACTCAGGATGGGGGGGGTCAACCGGTGACAGTTACGCTCGATATGGAAGGGACTGTCGCCTTTCAATATAACGGTGGCACACCAATCTTTGCCCATGGAACGACGGTGAAGTTTATTCCGCCGGCAGATGGAGTGGTCACCTTCTCCGCGACTGATCCAGTCACCGGAGAGATTTCCGCCCCACAGAGTATTACGATCACTGCGCCTACCCCCACACCCTCACCTGGCGGTGGAGGCGGCGGCGGGGACACCCCGTCAATCGTCTGGAAGTCCGTCATCCTGCCAACGGGAACATTCAATGTTATCGCTGACAACTCCGATGAAACCTATCCTGTTTCATGGCAAAGCGCCCTTGGGGTCCTGAAGAAAGCAGGCATCAGTTTCAAGGTAAGCGACAAGTGGGACGGCGGTCTCTTTGTTATTGAAGTGGACGGGACACCCAACAAAGACTTGGCCGGCTGGATGTACCAGGTGAATGGCATTTCGCCAGGAGTGACTGCTGATAACGAACCGGTTTCAACCGGTGACGAGGTGATCTGGTACTACAGCGAGTCGATGAGCCAGACACCCGAACAGTCACCGAAGTCATTTTATTACAAGGTGGAGACAAGCAGTGCCCCTGCTTCCGGTGGTTCATCCGCTGAAACCGGAGAAACCGAAACGGGCTCTGGTGTAACGGCAGATGCTGTCTCCTATCCGCTCTCTCTCCCGCCGGGATCTGACCTCAGTTTAAGTGAGGGTCGGATGTACCTGACGGTCAATGTCCCCATGGCAACGTCCGCCGGCGATGAGATCACATTTGACGGAAACACGATGCTCATCACCCGTGATGATGTTGTTTTAAAGCTCCGCTTTACTGATTTCACCGACAAGAGCGGGGTAATCTCAGGGGAGATCGCTGATGTCACCGTCGAGACCACACCGGTTACGGTGACCTGTGCAAACGGGGCAACTCCCGAAATTGGCCTCGTTGTCTCCCTCATGACGGTTCCGATGGACGCAGATATTGATGTGGTTGTGACCCCTCTCTCCGGTCTTTCGGATGTTCCGGCAGCAATGCTGAGTGCTTCAAACGCAGCACTTGATACTGAAGGCATGGCAGTCGACACCGCTGGCTGGATGATGGACGTTGATAAACGCGGCCTTGAAAATGGGGTGGATGTTGGCGATGTGACCATCCGCATCACGGCAGACCCGACATGCATAACACAGGCAGGCGGCCTCTCTGCCCTGCGGCTCGTGCATATCCTGGATGACGGAACCGCAGAGGTGTTGACCCTGCGCTCCGTGGGTACTACCGCTGACGGAAAGATGATCCTCGAGGCAGGTTCTGCTGAAGGACTCTCGTCATTCCTCTTTGTTTCCGTCACCGATGCACCTGTTGACCCCGGTACAGCATCCCCAACATCCGCGCCTGCTGAACAGACAGCGACTCCTGCACCAACCGAGTCAGGGACACCCCTTAGTGTCATCTGTGCAGCAGCAGCCGGTCTTCTTGGAGTAACCAGCATATACCGGAACAAAAAAAGATAA
- the comD gene encoding sulfopyruvate decarboxylase subunit alpha, with protein sequence MHEESALRYAAAAGVDTVVSLPCDRTQVLFSLIEASFRNITVLREEDGVGLCAGLFLAGNRPMMHIQSSGLGTMLNAIMTLSVPYELPLPVLASWRGIHRERVEVQMPFNIHLPDLLDAMDIVYTVIHEAGDLDRIEGAVADAFEHHRPHIILVSPKVWEGIGGTAGHPPPPFLPPRSRDISLTYERTITEPVWRRVDAIGAVTPLLTDELAVVNLGIPSTELYAARDRPENFYMMGSYTQATPIGLGLALGQDRDVVVFDGDGSLLGTAILPVVGAEAPKNLTIIALDNGSFGSTGDQLTHSYAVADLELLARGAGLVRTCKAQDEESIRVAYRSRKPGPFFIHAVIAPGNAHVPSIPLRARDIRDRFMGAVWSPAMKQTLFG encoded by the coding sequence GTGCATGAGGAGAGTGCCCTGCGGTATGCTGCCGCGGCTGGTGTGGATACTGTGGTTAGTCTGCCCTGCGACCGGACACAGGTGCTCTTTTCCCTGATTGAGGCGAGTTTTCGCAACATCACGGTGCTCCGGGAAGAGGATGGTGTCGGTCTCTGTGCCGGTCTCTTTCTCGCTGGCAACCGTCCGATGATGCATATCCAGAGTTCCGGCTTAGGCACGATGCTCAATGCGATCATGACCCTTTCCGTGCCCTACGAACTTCCGCTCCCGGTCCTTGCCTCGTGGCGGGGCATTCATCGCGAGAGAGTTGAGGTGCAGATGCCATTTAATATTCATCTCCCCGATCTGTTGGACGCGATGGACATCGTCTATACGGTGATCCATGAGGCGGGAGACCTTGACCGCATCGAAGGGGCGGTGGCCGATGCCTTTGAACATCACCGCCCGCATATCATTCTTGTCTCCCCGAAGGTCTGGGAGGGAATTGGAGGGACTGCCGGACATCCGCCCCCTCCGTTCCTCCCTCCCCGGAGTCGTGACATTAGCCTGACATACGAACGTACAATAACAGAGCCCGTCTGGAGACGGGTAGATGCCATTGGTGCGGTAACCCCCCTTCTCACCGATGAACTGGCGGTTGTGAACCTTGGAATACCGTCAACAGAACTCTATGCGGCCCGAGACCGGCCCGAGAACTTCTACATGATGGGAAGTTATACGCAGGCGACACCCATCGGGCTGGGACTGGCCCTCGGACAGGACAGGGATGTGGTCGTATTTGACGGGGATGGCAGCCTCCTTGGGACCGCAATTCTGCCGGTGGTGGGCGCAGAGGCACCGAAAAATCTCACCATAATTGCTCTCGACAACGGTTCGTTTGGCAGCACAGGTGACCAGCTGACCCATTCGTATGCGGTGGCTGATCTTGAACTGCTTGCCCGTGGGGCAGGCCTTGTACGGACCTGCAAGGCGCAGGACGAGGAGAGCATCCGCGTGGCATATCGGTCCCGAAAGCCCGGGCCGTTCTTTATCCATGCGGTAATCGCTCCAGGCAATGCACATGTACCATCCATCCCGCTGCGGGCACGCGACATCAGGGACCGCTTCATGGGAGCGGTCTGGTCTCCTGCGATGAAACAAACTCTGTTTGGTTAA